The following proteins are encoded in a genomic region of Drosophila willistoni isolate 14030-0811.24 chromosome 2L unlocalized genomic scaffold, UCI_dwil_1.1 Seg196, whole genome shotgun sequence:
- the LOC6639710 gene encoding syndetin: MQNSKAKTMEFKTKFMDLLHKQTNRQMKIPAMGFSDYFVQSVTKDAETHSTTVHQVTDNEADADAAPSSSSNAQKSDQEILESIEQCYYSTESDASLIELKNVLQSGIDQELIELTIAQLRTQQKVLTKQVLQNILEQRNACSSEFASINETQKKLEEALWTCQKARSYLNYARTNLTTTSLEILASYRKREVLKEVLDTLIAIKKLRTTDVELQKLLEDHNYSAATALLLQCKSSAEAFMQYNCVQSLYKKLQETMLMMEFQLDTVLNEMVLQFDSRKYSKLQEAYKLANKSLMAMDQLHINYISAIHSSVNGVLRGYNDPLSGGQDEQPMKLLYEQLCEQVQPEKLIPCLISLCKTFWTILASYYQVVMWHNNYKLYPDHDVDSPDIDIQQKLKKGQSRIWNDILNKVCLFLQSAKLTSLKYDQFIQVLSIVQRLKKVGLEFCGEQSEKLIETMQKQSEEFFRRYHICCVEEICLFLDNESWTALDSFAHILQLPEFRSVRHTLRRHKSPTTALLASSSNNSPISNNNCDELVSVHSQDGGSSIYGSYGYFLRFSEKSSPFDGGLDANMLEEDILSGIVDEASCYFSEESDDDQKLSLQSKEFDDQVSNQLLVNNTALNVLRCIGRYLQMCKLLHCISPKIVSCMLELIDFYAYAVHEIFGKDALVPTDNLYTPRLEQRLRSVETNVLPLIKLWPLNFSSLANNELANPDTLYGLPQRIVAVEAGRSMLQQFHILQHYLNHLLPSGERSLLNNYLEYNEFMLDLAKPVYTCVTSRVIDLSAILAQMAKVKWDVNHVIHQHSSYSDVLNRNIQSFAMCLEEITKEVPIPKQVWNSMAHVATHLLVEGFANVKKCSAGGRALMQLDFANFMSFLELISNQKYSQHRCYVDVFIKTYYYSPEQFEQWIDQQRQDVEYSPKQLTNLIQCICVSDKRTRQRLLQLVENGASSGGNNGGTPSTTPHKHSSSTSLHSNLSSVI, translated from the exons ATGCAGAACTCCAAGGCTAAAACAATGGagttcaaaacaaaattcatgGATCTGCTTCACAAGCAG ACAAATCGTCAAATGAAAATTCCAGCAATGGGGTTTTCGGATTACTTTGTGCAATCGGTCACAAAGGATGCGGAAACCCACAGTACAACAGTTCATCAGGTTACCGATAATGAGGCGGATGCGGATGCCGCCCCCTCATCATCTTCAAATGCACAAAAGTCGGACCAGGAAATACTGGAGAGTATTGAACAATGTTATTACTCCACAGAGAGTGATGCCAGTTTGATTGAGCTGAAA AATGTTCTCCAATCTGGGATCGATCAGGAGCTCATTGAGCTAACCATAGCTCAGTTGCGCACTCAACAGAAGGTCCTAACTAAGCAAGTGTTACAGAATATATTGGAGCAGCGGAATGCCTGCAGCAGTGAATTCGCTTCCATCAATGAGACTCAAAAGAAGCTTGAGGAAGCTCTGTGGACATGCCAAAAGGCACGCTCCTATTTGAATTATGCACGCACAAATCTAACTACAACTAGCCTGGAAATTTTGGCCAGCTATCGCAAACGGGAAGTACTAAAAGAGGTCTTAGACACACTGATAGCTATCAAGAAATTGCGCACAACCGATGTGGAATTGCAAAAATTGCTAGAGGATCATAATTACAGTGCAGCGACTGCTCTCCTCTTGCAGTGTAAAAGTTCCGCCGAAGCCTTTATGCAATATAATTGCGTGCAATCGCTCTACAAGAAACTACAGGAGACCATGCTAATGATGGAATTCCAATTGGACACAGTGCTTAATGAGATGGTTTTGCAATTTGATTCACGCAAGTACTCCAAATTGCAAGAGGCGTACAAATTGGCCAATAAATCATTAATGGCCATGGATCAATTGCATATCAACTATATTTCGGCAATACATTCGTCGGTGAATGGCGTTCTTCGGGGCTACAATGATCCCTTAAGTGGTGGTCAGGATGAGCAGCCCATGAAACTGCTCTATGAACAACTGTGCGAGCAAGTTCAACCCGAAAAGTTGATACCATGTCTGATTAGTCTCTGTAAGACATTTTGGACCATTTTGGCTTCATATTATCAGGTGGTGATGTGGCATAATAACTACAAATTGTATCCTGATCATGATGTGGACTCACCCGATATtgatatacaacaaaaattgaagaaGGGTCAATCACGCATATGGAATGATATATTGAATAAAGTTTGCCTATTTCTGCAAAGCGCCAAATTGACATCTCTGAAGTACGATCAGTTTATCCAAGTTCTGTCTATAGTACAGCGACTGAAGAAGGTGGGATTAGAATTCTGTGGCGAGCAATCGGAGAAACTAATTGAGACAATGCAAAAGCAGAGCGAGGAATTCTTTAGACGCTATCACATCTGCTGTGTGGAGGAGATTTGCTTATTTTTGGACAATGAATCTTGGACAGCTCTAGACTCTTTTGCCCACATTCTACAATTGCCA GAATTTCGCTCTGTGCGCCATACGCTGCGTCGTCACAAGTCGCCAACAACAGCTTTGTTGGCTTCGTCATCGAATAATTCCCCCATTAGCAATAATAATTGCGATGAGCTTGTCTCTGTTCATTCTCAAGATGGGGGCAGCTCTATTTATGGTTCCTATGGTTATTTTTTACGCTTCTCTGAAAAGAGTTCACCATTTGACGGTGGCCTTGATGCAAATATGTTGGAGGAGGACATTCTTTCGGGCATTGTGGATGAGGCATCATGTTATTTTAGTGAGGAAAGTGATGATGATCAAAAGTTGAGTCTGCAAAGCAAAGAATTTGACGATCAAGTCAGCAA CCAACTGCTGGTAAATAATACTGCCTTGAATGTTTTGCGCTGTATTGGACGTTATTTGCAGATGTGCAAACTGTTACATTGCATCTCACCGAAAATTGTCTCTTGCATGCTGGAgttgattgatttttatgcCTATGCAGTGCATGAGATCTTTGGGAAAGATGCG TTGGTGCCTACGGATAATTTGTATACTCCACGTCTGGAGCAACGTCTGCGTTCAGTTGAGACCAATGTTCTACCACTAATCAAACTATGGCCTCTTAATTTCTCATCTTTG GCCAACAACGAGCTAGCCAATCCGGACACACTCTATGGTCTACCTCAGCGTATTGTAGCTGTAGAGGCGGGTCGCAGCATGCTTCAGCAATTTCATATATTACAACattatttaaatcatttactGCCCTCTGGAGAGCGTTCATTGCTAAATAATTATCTAGAGTATAATGAATTTATGCTGGATCTGGCCAAGCCTGTTTATACATGCGTCACCTCACGCGTCATTGATCTGTCGGCTATATTGGCTCAAATGGCTAAGGTCAAATGGGATGTGAATCATGTTATACATCAGCATAGCAGCTATAGTGATGTCTTAAACAGG AATATACAGAGCTTTGCGATGTGCCTGGAAGAAATTACCAAGGAGGTGCCCATACCTAAACAGGTGTGGAATTCCATGGCCCATGTGGCCACACATTTGCTGGTGGAAGG TTTCGCCAATGTCAAGAAATGCTCTGCAGGCGGAAGAGCTTTAATGCAATTGGATTTTGCCAATTTTATGTCATTCCTTGAGCTAATTTCTAATCAAAAATATTCCCAGCATCGTTGCTATGTGGATGTGTTTATCAAAACCTATTATTACTCGCCCGAACAATTTGAACAATGGATTGATCAGCAGCGTCAGGATGTGGAATATTCCCCAAAGCAATTAACGAATCTGATTCAATGTATTTGTGTCAGTGATAAGCGCACACGACAGCGCTTGCTTCAGTTGGTGGAAAATGGAGCAAGTTCTGGAGGAAATAATGGTGGAACGCCCAGTACAACACCTCACAAGCATAGCTCCAGTACTTCTTTACACTCCAATCTGAGCAGTGTTATTTAA